A stretch of the Vigna radiata var. radiata cultivar VC1973A chromosome 7, Vradiata_ver6, whole genome shotgun sequence genome encodes the following:
- the LOC106765770 gene encoding E3 ubiquitin-protein ligase BOI — protein MAVQAQYPSNLLFLNRNNGQELLQYSFQHQQQQQGSLLNQPHMLYSDDNNNNDNGSNNVNDNINNSRKRAREDSTVANNTTPSNLINPFSLQSQPPQLIHLSQLHNHQQNVVSTGLRLSFDDQQHHQQQQKRLPLHHNHSQQLLLHASHSSAFSSLFSQALASQIKQQRDEIDQFLLAQGEQLRRTLAEKRQKHYNALLRAAEEAVARWLREKEAEVEKATRKNAELEARAAQLSVEAQVWQAKARAQEATAATLQAQLQQTIMCQGGEEAAAGVSCAVEGQAEDAESAHIDPERVVLAAARPKCRGCTKRVASIVVLPCRHLCICTECDAHFRACPVCLTPKNSTVEVFLS, from the exons ATGGCCGTTCAAGCTCAATATCCTTCCAATCTTCTCTTTCTAAACAG GAACAACGGCCAAGAACTCCTTCAGTATTCAttccaacatcaacaacaacaacaaggtTCCCTTTTAAACCAACCCCATATGCTATACAGCGACGATAACAACAACAACGACAATGGAA GTAACAACGTCAACGACAACATCAACAATTCTCGCAAGAGAGCCAGAGAAGACTCCACTGTTGCAAACAACACCACACCTTCTAATCTTATTAATCCCTTCTCTTTACAATCCCAACCTCCTCAACTTATTCATCTCTCTCAGTTGCATAATCATCAACAGAATGTCGTCTCTACCGGTCTCCGCTTATCCTTCGATGaccaacaacatcatcaacaacaacaaaaaaggcTACCCCTTCATCACAATCATTCTCAACAACTCTTACTGCATGCCTCTCACTCTTCTGCTTTCTCATCTCTATTTTCCCAAGCCTTGGCttctcaaatcaaacaacaacgTGATGAAATTGATCAATTCCTCCTCGCCCAG GGAGAACAACTGCGGCGGACATTGGCGGAGAAGAGGCAGAAGCATTACAACGCGCTGCTGAGAGCGGCGGAGGAGGCGGTGGCACGGTGGCTCAGAGAGAAGGAGGCGGAAGTGGAGAAAGCCACCCGCAAGAACGCAGAGCTGGAAGCACGGGCGGCCCAGCTGAGCGTGGAGGCGCAGGTGTGGCAGGCCAAGGCCCGTGCCCAGGAAGCAACGGCGGCCACCCTCCAGGCCCAACTGCAGCAGACCATAATGTGTCAGGGCGGCGAGGAAGCGGCCGCCGGCGTATCGTGCGCCGTGGAAGGGCAGGCCGAGGATGCGGAGTCTGCCCACATCGACCCAGAGCGCGTGGTGTTAGCCGCGGCGCGTCCTAAATGCAGAGGGTGCACGAAGCGCGTGGCCTCGATCGTGGTTTTGCCGTGTCGGCACTTGTGTATCTGTACAGAATGCGATGCGCATTTCCGAGCGTGCCCAGTTTGTCTCACACCAAAGAATTCAACCGTTGAAGTTTTTCTCTCTTAA